Genomic DNA from Acidimicrobiales bacterium:
TGAGCGAGATCTACCGTGACCCTCCCACCGCTTCAGCCGAAGCGGTGGCCGCGCTGCGCCAGGAGTTCCACGAGGACGAACGGAGGTTCCTCGACATCGACGCCAGCCCGGTCTTCCTCTCCGAGGTGCGTGTCATCATTGGCGACGACTGATCGCCGCCCTCACAACGCAGCCGAGGCGCGTTCAGGCCAGGATCTCGTCGATGAGTTCGACCAGCGCGAGGTCGTCGATGGCGGCAAACACTCGCCGAACCATCTCGGTGACGTAGCGGCGACCACGTTCGTTGGTGTGGTCGAGCGTGCCGGCGATCACCGTGGCGTGGGTGAGGGAGAACAGCATCCCTCGGCGGTAGTCGCGCCAGGCGTCGTCGGCGGTGTAGTCGCTCACTCCGCTCGCGGTGAGCTCGGTGTGCCAGGCACCGATGAGGTCCTGTTCGTGCTCGCGACGGATCTCGGTCGGCAGGTTGCCACCCATGAAGTAGCCAAGATCCTGCGCGGCCCGGCCGCGCAGCGCGCCCTGCCAGTCGACTGCCACCACCGGCTCGTCTTCGGCGGATGCCCCGAAGAACAGGTTGTCCATTCGGACATCACCGTGGATGACGGTGAGCGGCGCCGTTGCCATCCACTCGAAGATGGTCGGGAGCGCAGCGAGGAACCGATCCTTGAGACCAGCGAGGTGCGTGGGGATCACCTCGGCAAAGTTCTCGACCATCGGGTCCCACCCGAACGCTGCACCCTGCATGAGCCCCTCGGAGCTGTAGGACGGGTGGACCATGGGGAGGAACTCGAGTGTGTCGTCCTCGACACGATCCCAGAAGCTGGCGTGCAGTCGACCCATCCATCGCATGACCGCCTGGGCCTGGTCGAGCGTGGCACCGGCGATCTGGTCCCCGAGCACACGAGAGGACAGGTCCTCGACGATCAGGGTGAAGTCGTCGCCGTCGATGTCGGCGTAGTAGATGCCGGGCATGGTGGCGGCGCAGCGATCGGCCACGTCTCGGTAGAAAAGCACCTCACGTCGATAGAGATCGAAGAGTGATGCGACCGAGCGGTTGGCGTCGTTGTCGGACGGACGCTTGAGAATCAGCACCTCGGGCCCGTCGCCTTCGGCGTACTCGATGCAAAGCCGTTCGAGACCCGACATCAGTCCGACGCCTTCACCAAGCGATTCACGCCGAAGCGACGCAACGGTGACATCGAGACCGTCGGCCCGCATGACCTGCGTGAGCCAGGCCGCATTGAGGTCGTCGTTGTTGCGCGGGAGTTGGGGGCGGGCACCGATCGAAGACATAGGGCCGCGTGGCTACGGGAACACCACCGTCTTCGCCCCGATCTGCAGGATGCGATCCTCGGCCCAGGCCCGCACGGCGCGGGCCAGCACGAGGCGCTCGGTGTCCTGCCCGAGTTCGACGATCTGCTCGGCCGTGTGCGCATGGGTGACCCGAGCGACGTCCTGCTCGATGATCGGGCCCTCGTCGAGATCAGCCGTCACGAAATGGGCGGTGGCCCCGACGAGTTTCACGCCGCGATCGTGAGCCTGGTGATACGGCTTCGCGCCCTTGAACCCCGGCAGGAACGAGTGGTGAATGTTGATTGCCCGGCCCCGCAGCTCGGTGCAGAGATCCCCCGACAGGATCTGCATGTAACGGGCCAACACGACCAGGTCGATGTTGTGGGAGTCGATCAGGTGCTTGATCTGGGCCTCCTGCTGCGCCTTGGTGTCCTTCGTGATGGGTAGGTGGAGGAAGGGGACGTCGTACCGGCCGGCGACCGGCTGACAGTCGGGGTGGTTGGAGACGATGAGCGGGACATCGATCGCCAGCATCCCGTTGCGCCACCGGTACAGCAGGTCGACCAGACAGTGATCGAACTTCGACACCATGATCAGCACTCGCGGCCGTTGGCTGCTCGGTCGCACCCGCAACGTCGGGCGGTCCAATCCGGCATCGGCGAGGCGGGCGGCGACGACCTCGCGTAGCGCCGCCGAGTCGCCGTCGGTCTCGACGACCGTCCGCATGCAGAACGTGGACGAGTCTGGATCGGTGAACTGAGCGTTCTCGACGATGTTCCCCCGAGCGTCGAGCACACCAGAGGTCACGGCGTGGACGATGCCTGGACGGTCCGGGCAGGTGAGCGTGAGGATGTGGCTGGTGGTCATCGACGGCAAGTGTGCCCGATTCGTGGACGGCGCACGTTCTGCGGCCCAGATCGCCCCACCCGAACGCAGCCACGAGAGCGACTCGCGGCGTTAGGGTCGCGTCATCGAGCAGACTCCGAGGTCGACCATGCACGTGCTCTACGCCGATCGGCCGTTCCCACCGGCCTACCTGGATCTGATCGAGGGACGAGCCACCATCGTCGGCCCCGACGACGGGTTCGACATCGCCGAGGCCGCCATCGCCGGCGGACAGCGGTGGGACGCCGCAGAGATGGACCGCTTCTCGAGACTCCGGGTCATCTCTCGCCTGGACATCGGCGTCGACAACGTCGATGCCGATGCGGCGACCGCCCGATCGATCGTGATCCGCAACACGCCCGAAGCACCTACCGTTTCCACCGCCGAGCACGCGGTGGCTCTCATGCTCGCCGTGGCGAGAAATCTGCCGGGTGAACGGGAACGGGCACGGGCGGGAACGTGGGGCGCAGCCATGCCGATCGCTGCGCTGGAACTCGACGGCTGCACCCTCGGTCTGGTCGGGTTCGGTCGTATTGCTCGACGCGTTGCGACCGTCGGCCGTGCGCTCGGCATGACCGTGATCGCCACCGACCCCTTCCTTCTCGCGCCACCGACCGACACGATCGAGCTCGTCGACCTCGACGAGGTCTGGCGCCGCTCCGACGTCGTGTCGCTGCACGCCCCGGCGACCGAGGCGACTCGTCACCTCGTCAACGCCACCAGCCTTGCGGCGATGAAGCCCGGTGCTCGGCTTATCAACTGTGCCCGAGGGGCCCTCGTCGATCAGGACTCCCTCCTGGCTGCGCTCGACGCCGGTCAGCTCGCCGGTGCCGGACTCGACGTCACGGATCCCGAACCGCTTCCGGTGGACCATCCGCTCCTTCGACACGAGCGAGTGATCGTCACTCCACACATCGCGTCGTCGACGGCCGCCGGGCACCGGCGGCTCTACGCCCACGCCATCGACAACGCGCTGGCCGTGTTGGACGGCTGAGCCGTTCGAACCTCAGCGGTTGGTCGTTCGATCGCTGGTGATCGGTCGGATCCCTGACTCGTGTCGCGCGAGGAGCGCTGCACCGAAGGCACCGGCGGCCTCACCGGCCATCGCCGGCTCGATCCGTATGGTCGGCCGGTGTTGGGCCGCCAGCAGAACCTCGCCGAAGACTCGCTGCACTCTGGGCCCGTAGAGGTCCCAGTCGCGAACGAGTCCACCGCCGACGATGATCAGTTCCGGGTCGCTCATGGCCGCGCAGTTCGCCATCCCGACGGCGACCCACCAGGCGAACCGATCGAGCACCGCGGCCGCTTCCGAGTCGCCGAGACGAGCGGCTCGAGTGATGTGCTCACCTCGCAGCGCTGAAATGTCGCCCTCGAGCTCGGCCATCACGCCCTGCAGTTCACCGGCTTCGGCCGCCTGACCGCCCAGGTATCGCAACCCGGCGCCGGAGGCGTACCGCTCCCAACAACCATGGAGTCCACAGACGCAGAGCGGACCATTCGGATCCACGAGCATGTGCCCCGGCTCGCCAGCCATCCCTGCTGCGCCTCGGACGACGTGTCCATCCGCAATCAAGGCGCCACCGATGCCCGTGCCCAGCGTGACCAGCACGGCGTGCTCGACACCCACGGCAACGCCCACCTCGAGTTCGGCTCGGGCGGCGCAATTGGCGTCGTTGTCAACGAAGACCGGCAACCCGATTCGAGGCTCGAGCAGGTCGCGAATGGGAAACTCGTCGGCATCGACCAAGTTGGGGGCGCGGCGCAATCGGCCGACGACGTCGACCAGGCCGGCGATCCCGATCCCCACACCGCGAGCCTCGACGTCGGATCCGGTCGAATCGATGAGTTCGGCGACCATGTCGGCCAGCATGTCGATCACGGCGGCGGCGGTCGCTCGGGTCGGCCAGCGGGTCTCGAGGAGGATCTCGTTCCGCCGACCGATCACAACGCCGAGCGCCTTGGTGCCGCCGATGTCGACACCGATCACTGCGGGGGCCCGATCGCTCACCAGCAGCCGCCCTTCGTTCGGTCACGTGTGGTGGTCACGCCAGGACCCTAGCGCCCGCCGGTGTCGTCGTGATCAGGACCAAGGCGTGCCGAACGTGTCATCGAACGCAAGCGCCGAGGGCGGCTGGCGCCGGATGGGACCATGACCACGGCCCACCGGGTAGCCGATCGGGATCATGGCGAGCGTTGCCCACTCGTCGGGGATGTCGAGCGCTGCCTGCACCTCGTCCTCCCGCAAGCAGTGGAGGGTGGTGAGCGTGCATCCCAAACCCTCGGCGACACAGGCCAACATGGCGTTCTGCACTGCGGTGTAGACCGACCCACCGCCGACCATCGAGATGCGATCGAGCTTGGCGTCGGTGATGGCCATGAGCTTGGGGTTGCCGCAGAACATCAGGATCGCCGGAGCCTCGGCAAGGTGTTCAGCCAGGTAGTCACCAGCAGCGAAGGTGCGCTCGAGGCCCTCGCGATCGGAGGCGAGGGGCGCCCGTTCGAGCCGTGCCCGATTGGCCGCGGCGTAGGTGGCCCACTCCGGCTCGTAGATCGCCTGCAGCGCAGCCTTGCGCTCCGGGCTGGTCACGACGACCACCCGCCACGGCTGCATGTTGCCCCCGGTCGGCGCCCAACACGCAGCCTGGAGCACGCGTCCGAGGACGTCGGCGGGGATCGGGTCAGGACGAAGGCGCCGAACGGCGCGCAGCGTGCTCATCACCTCATAGAGCTCGGACATCGTTGCCTTCCCGGTGCGACACCCGTCGTGAGCGCACCGCCGCGGACCCTAGTGCAATGCAGTCTCCGCAACCCACGTGCTGCCGGTCCATACCCCCAACTTCCCGCAACTTTGGCGAGTTGATGCCGCTGAGAGGTGTCAACTCGCCAAAGTTGCTGACCGGGAGGGGTGGGGTGGTCGTAGTACCATCGTCCAATGTCCGGGTCGGCGTCTTGCCAGCAGAATGGGTTTCGATCTCATCCCACGAACAGCGAGGCCACCGATGACTCGATCCTGCACGACCTCCGCCGCATCCGCTCGACCACTGTCACGACGAGCACGGGCCGCCCTGGCGATGGGATCGCTCGGCCTGTTCGTGGTGGGCGCACCTTCGGTGGCGGGTGCTCAGGACTCGACCGACGATCCTGCCAAGCTCGACGCTGGTGAGGCCATCTACGGCGCTGCCTGCAGCGGGTGTCACGGGGCGGACGGCACCGGAACGGTGACCGGCCGATCGCTCGTCGGCATCGGCGCACAGGAAGCAGACCGCTCGGTACACATCGCGAGCGTCACCAACGGCAAAGGCGGCATGCCGGCGTTCGCCGACGAGCTGTCCGCCGATGAGATCGACGCCGCAGTCACGTATGTCCGACTCGAGTTCTCCGGTGGTTCGGCAATCGACGACCTGCCGAGAACCGGATCGTCGTCACTTCTGCTCGTCGTGGGCGGGAGCTTCCTTGCGACTGGCGTGGCGCTTGCCGACCTGAGCCGACGACATCGGATGGCGAGCTGACCGCGTGACGAAGGACAGGAAGCTCGGAGGGCCTCGGCAACGATCTCGCACCAAGACCATCGTCACGGTGGCTGGAGGGACGATCGTCGCAGGTGCGATCGTCGTCCTCGGGCTGGCGTGGTGGCTGGGCTACTTCGAGGAACCACCTGCCGAAGCGTCGCTGGAGGACGCCGTTGCGTCCGTCCAGAGTGACGACGACACCGAGACGACAACGGTCGGCGAGAGCGCTGACACCGAGTCGGACTCGACGTTCGCCGGCGTCTGGATCGTCGATGGGACCTCCGACATCACCTTCGCCGGCTATCGCATCAACGAGGTGCTGACCACCATCGGCGATTTCGAGGTGGTCGGTCGAACGAGCGAGGTCGAGGGTGAGGTCGTGATCGACGGCCTCACGATCACCTCCGCCGAGTTCGAGGTCGACATGCAGTCGGTCACCACCGACAACGATCGCCGCGACGCTTCGATGCGGGAACAGTCGCTCGAGACCGACCAGTTCCCCACCTCACAGTTCGTGCTGACGGAGCCAATCGAAATCGGCGATCCCCCCGCTTCGGGATCATCGATCAGCGTCACCGCCGTGGGCGACCTCACCATTCATGGAGTCACCCAGTCGGTGTCGTTCCCGCTCGAAGCGCAACCGGTTGGCGACACCATCGTGGTAGTCGGCCAGCTCGACATCCTCCTCACCGACTACGGGATCGATCCACCGCAGGCCCCGATCGTCGCCGGTGTCGATGACCAGGCGGTGCTCGAACTCTCCGTGGCCCTGACCCAGTCCTCGTGACGGATTCCTCGATCGTTCAGTTGGCCCCACCGGCGAGCTGAACGATCGAGGTGAGCCGCGTGCGCGGGTGCCGGACGAGCAGCGTCACCAGGTCGGCGATGGCGGCGAGCTCTTCGTTGCTCGTCACGGCATGATGCAGCATGATCCCGACCGGCCCCGGTCCGGCCATGCTCGAGGCCAGGGCGTCGGCGAGGGTCGCCGCCGTTCGTTCGCTGCCCTTCGGCGCCGCGAACCAGTCAACGGCAATGGGCACCTCGGCAAGTCCGGGGGTACCGATCCGCCCTGCGCTGAGGTCTCTCGACAGCACCCCGATGCCGATGTCGACGAGCACGTCGCCGAGCGCGTCGGCGCAGCGGTTCCATGGTGGGGTGAAGACGGGGTCGAGCGCATCCCCGAGCATGTCGCTCAGCCGACCCCAACCAGTGGCCACGTCGGCACGGAGCTCCTCGACCGAGCGGTCCGAGCCGAACTCACCCTTGCGCCCACTGAGCTGATGGTTGACATGGGCGAACCCGTGCTGGTGAAGTCGCACACCACTGCG
This window encodes:
- a CDS encoding phosphotransferase produces the protein MSSIGARPQLPRNNDDLNAAWLTQVMRADGLDVTVASLRRESLGEGVGLMSGLERLCIEYAEGDGPEVLILKRPSDNDANRSVASLFDLYRREVLFYRDVADRCAATMPGIYYADIDGDDFTLIVEDLSSRVLGDQIAGATLDQAQAVMRWMGRLHASFWDRVEDDTLEFLPMVHPSYSSEGLMQGAAFGWDPMVENFAEVIPTHLAGLKDRFLAALPTIFEWMATAPLTVIHGDVRMDNLFFGASAEDEPVVAVDWQGALRGRAAQDLGYFMGGNLPTEIRREHEQDLIGAWHTELTASGVSDYTADDAWRDYRRGMLFSLTHATVIAGTLDHTNERGRRYVTEMVRRVFAAIDDLALVELIDEILA
- the purU gene encoding formyltetrahydrofolate deformylase; this translates as MTTSHILTLTCPDRPGIVHAVTSGVLDARGNIVENAQFTDPDSSTFCMRTVVETDGDSAALREVVAARLADAGLDRPTLRVRPSSQRPRVLIMVSKFDHCLVDLLYRWRNGMLAIDVPLIVSNHPDCQPVAGRYDVPFLHLPITKDTKAQQEAQIKHLIDSHNIDLVVLARYMQILSGDLCTELRGRAINIHHSFLPGFKGAKPYHQAHDRGVKLVGATAHFVTADLDEGPIIEQDVARVTHAHTAEQIVELGQDTERLVLARAVRAWAEDRILQIGAKTVVFP
- a CDS encoding NAD(P)-dependent oxidoreductase, which gives rise to MHVLYADRPFPPAYLDLIEGRATIVGPDDGFDIAEAAIAGGQRWDAAEMDRFSRLRVISRLDIGVDNVDADAATARSIVIRNTPEAPTVSTAEHAVALMLAVARNLPGERERARAGTWGAAMPIAALELDGCTLGLVGFGRIARRVATVGRALGMTVIATDPFLLAPPTDTIELVDLDEVWRRSDVVSLHAPATEATRHLVNATSLAAMKPGARLINCARGALVDQDSLLAALDAGQLAGAGLDVTDPEPLPVDHPLLRHERVIVTPHIASSTAAGHRRLYAHAIDNALAVLDG
- a CDS encoding ROK family protein is translated as MSDRAPAVIGVDIGGTKALGVVIGRRNEILLETRWPTRATAAAVIDMLADMVAELIDSTGSDVEARGVGIGIAGLVDVVGRLRRAPNLVDADEFPIRDLLEPRIGLPVFVDNDANCAARAELEVGVAVGVEHAVLVTLGTGIGGALIADGHVVRGAAGMAGEPGHMLVDPNGPLCVCGLHGCWERYASGAGLRYLGGQAAEAGELQGVMAELEGDISALRGEHITRAARLGDSEAAAVLDRFAWWVAVGMANCAAMSDPELIIVGGGLVRDWDLYGPRVQRVFGEVLLAAQHRPTIRIEPAMAGEAAGAFGAALLARHESGIRPITSDRTTNR
- a CDS encoding nitroreductase family protein; protein product: MSELYEVMSTLRAVRRLRPDPIPADVLGRVLQAACWAPTGGNMQPWRVVVVTSPERKAALQAIYEPEWATYAAANRARLERAPLASDREGLERTFAAGDYLAEHLAEAPAILMFCGNPKLMAITDAKLDRISMVGGGSVYTAVQNAMLACVAEGLGCTLTTLHCLREDEVQAALDIPDEWATLAMIPIGYPVGRGHGPIRRQPPSALAFDDTFGTPWS
- a CDS encoding cytochrome c, whose translation is MTRSCTTSAASARPLSRRARAALAMGSLGLFVVGAPSVAGAQDSTDDPAKLDAGEAIYGAACSGCHGADGTGTVTGRSLVGIGAQEADRSVHIASVTNGKGGMPAFADELSADEIDAAVTYVRLEFSGGSAIDDLPRTGSSSLLLVVGGSFLATGVALADLSRRHRMAS
- a CDS encoding YceI family protein; translation: MAGGTIVAGAIVVLGLAWWLGYFEEPPAEASLEDAVASVQSDDDTETTTVGESADTESDSTFAGVWIVDGTSDITFAGYRINEVLTTIGDFEVVGRTSEVEGEVVIDGLTITSAEFEVDMQSVTTDNDRRDASMREQSLETDQFPTSQFVLTEPIEIGDPPASGSSISVTAVGDLTIHGVTQSVSFPLEAQPVGDTIVVVGQLDILLTDYGIDPPQAPIVAGVDDQAVLELSVALTQSS